In one window of Leptospira sp. GIMC2001 DNA:
- a CDS encoding DUF4139 domain-containing protein, producing the protein MPISKKIIFGLFVIALSQSTFADESSSASDRKTISVTIYNGGMGLVRETRNISLPKGRSTLRYEDVASSILPQTVRVSPAKGSSEFDVFEQNFEYDLISNQRLLEKYVGKEVTLITTNSKSGEQISTKAKLIAYNDGPVYEIGNTIALNHPGRVVVSSIPENLFSKPTLVWELSSKEAGSKSMEVSYQTGGMNWSADYNLNINDKEDSTDIQSWVTLSNSSGAAFPKANLQLVAGKIQLISSNRIQENNYQVRKKTTFAVADGMESPAFEQENLSEYYLYSLDQPTDIGSQQTKQVQLFSEKSIKIEKKFIFENLPMYSNNEKKFNNATVRYDIHNTKKNNLGRPLPAGTVRLFKADSKGRQQLLGEDSIDHTPNNEWVRVSTGSAFDVVANGRQMSFEQFKISNGFKASYEVDIRNRKKEAITVRFYANTYGEWKITNNSHSFEKESQYKVYFDIKIPADGVEKLKYTIENQT; encoded by the coding sequence ATGCCAATTTCCAAAAAAATAATTTTCGGACTTTTTGTAATCGCACTATCGCAATCAACCTTCGCTGATGAATCAAGTTCAGCCTCCGATCGAAAAACTATTTCTGTAACTATCTACAATGGAGGAATGGGACTTGTTCGCGAAACAAGAAATATTTCCCTTCCAAAAGGACGCAGCACCTTACGCTACGAAGATGTAGCTTCTTCTATTCTTCCACAGACTGTCCGTGTATCCCCTGCTAAAGGATCATCAGAATTTGATGTTTTTGAACAAAATTTTGAATATGATCTCATATCTAACCAGAGATTACTAGAAAAATATGTAGGAAAAGAAGTCACTTTAATTACCACCAATTCAAAGTCAGGTGAACAAATTTCAACAAAAGCCAAATTGATCGCTTATAATGATGGACCAGTCTATGAAATCGGTAACACGATCGCGCTCAATCATCCAGGACGTGTAGTTGTATCATCTATTCCAGAGAATCTATTCTCCAAACCAACACTTGTATGGGAACTATCCAGCAAAGAAGCAGGATCTAAATCTATGGAAGTTTCTTATCAAACTGGTGGAATGAATTGGTCTGCAGACTACAATTTAAATATCAATGACAAAGAAGATTCAACAGATATTCAATCTTGGGTAACGCTCAGTAACTCTAGCGGTGCAGCTTTTCCAAAAGCTAACCTTCAATTGGTTGCAGGAAAAATTCAATTGATTTCATCCAATCGAATACAAGAAAATAATTATCAAGTGAGAAAGAAAACAACTTTTGCAGTTGCGGATGGAATGGAATCTCCTGCCTTCGAGCAAGAAAATCTTTCTGAATACTATTTGTACAGTTTAGATCAACCAACAGACATTGGATCTCAGCAGACTAAGCAAGTTCAACTTTTCAGTGAAAAATCAATTAAAATTGAAAAGAAATTTATTTTTGAAAATCTACCGATGTATTCCAATAACGAAAAAAAATTCAATAATGCAACAGTCCGCTATGATATTCATAATACCAAGAAGAACAACCTTGGCAGACCACTCCCCGCTGGCACAGTAAGATTGTTTAAAGCAGATTCCAAAGGGAGACAACAGCTATTAGGTGAAGATTCCATAGACCACACTCCAAATAATGAATGGGTGCGTGTAAGTACAGGTTCAGCATTTGATGTAGTTGCAAATGGTAGGCAAATGTCTTTTGAGCAATTCAAAATATCTAATGGATTTAAAGCAAGTTATGAAGTAGACATTCGAAATCGCAAGAAAGAGGCAATCACTGTCAGGTTCTATGCAAATACATATGGAGAATGGAAAATTACTAACAATTCACATTCCTTTGAGAAAGAATCACAATACAAAGTGTATTTCGATATCAAGATTCCAGCAGACGGAGTCGAGAAATTGAAATACACGATTGAGAATCAGACTTAA
- the mtnP gene encoding S-methyl-5'-thioadenosine phosphorylase — translation MQEKVKIAIIGGTGLYSLDGMEILREIHSDTPWGKPSDVITIGRFKGKEIAFLPRHGKGHFISPSDIPAQANICALRNLGVEEIVSFSSVGSLRQEIAPRDFVLPNQIIDRTKARPSSFFENGVVAHAPFADPFSISLAKRIEKVAEKIKLKLHTEKTLICMEGPLFSTRAESHMYRSWGADIINMSVLPEAKLAREAEIAYQMVCMSTDYDCWKEDEEHVTLEMVIKNLTQNADTAKTLLAELIPELGNGDDVSLIGTTKYSIVTAPEKRNPEQVMKLKVLFPEYF, via the coding sequence ATGCAAGAGAAAGTTAAAATAGCAATCATCGGTGGAACAGGATTGTATTCCTTAGATGGAATGGAAATTTTGCGAGAAATTCATTCAGATACACCGTGGGGTAAACCATCTGATGTGATCACAATTGGGCGATTTAAAGGTAAAGAGATTGCCTTCTTACCTCGACATGGTAAAGGTCATTTTATTTCCCCATCGGATATTCCAGCACAAGCAAATATCTGTGCACTTCGTAACTTGGGAGTCGAAGAAATTGTATCTTTTTCTTCCGTTGGAAGTCTTCGTCAAGAAATTGCACCTCGGGATTTTGTTCTTCCCAATCAAATTATAGATAGAACGAAGGCTCGCCCGTCTAGTTTTTTTGAAAATGGTGTAGTTGCACATGCTCCATTTGCAGATCCTTTTTCAATAAGCCTTGCAAAAAGAATAGAGAAGGTTGCAGAAAAAATAAAATTGAAGCTTCATACAGAGAAGACATTGATTTGTATGGAAGGTCCGTTATTTTCAACTCGTGCCGAATCACATATGTATAGATCTTGGGGCGCAGATATAATTAATATGAGCGTTCTTCCTGAAGCTAAATTAGCTCGAGAAGCTGAGATTGCCTACCAGATGGTCTGCATGTCTACAGATTATGATTGCTGGAAAGAAGATGAAGAACATGTTACACTTGAAATGGTAATTAAGAATCTAACTCAGAATGCGGATACAGCCAAAACACTGTTAGCCGAATTGATACCGGAACTCGGCAATGGTGATGATGTGAGTTTGATCGGTACAACCAAATACTCAATCGTGACTGCACCAGAGAAAAGAAATCCAGAACAAGTAATGAAATTAAAAGTTCTTTTCCCTGAATATTTTTAA
- a CDS encoding oxidoreductase gives MNKYPHLLAPLDLGFTTLKNRVIMGSMHTGLEEAPNGYERMAAFYGERAKGGVGLIVTGGIAPNEAGRVGKGAGIMDSSEEAAKHKIVTKAVHDHGGKICLQILHTGRYAYHDKAVGASLQRAPINLYKPHKLTHEEILQTIEDFANCAAYCQEAGYDGVEIMGSEGYLINQFIATKTNDRDDEWGGSFENRIRLALETIKAVRAKVGKNFIIIYRLSMLDLVEDGGNIDEVIHLAKEVEKAGATIINTGIGWHEARIPTIGMMVPRAAFTWVTAKVKGKVSIPLVTSNRINNPATAEEVLARGDADMVSMARPFLADPYFVNKAAEDKADEINTCIACNQACLDHIFVGKIASCLVNPRACFETELIIKQTTKKKKIAVVGAGPGGLATATTAAECGHSVTLYESMDRIGGQLNIAKQIPGKEEFNETIRYFGKMIEKFGVQLILNKRITAKELIDEGYDEVILATGVVPRKPEIPGIDSPHVLSYVDLVLNKKPVGKTVAVIGAGGIGFDVSIYLTDAGHPFDTKHYLEEWGIDTSISKDGGLSQKIDYKSPRTVTMLKRSNNKFGSNLGKTTGWIHKTTLIDRKVEQISGVVYKKIENGNIIIEVKGKERSIPAESVVICAGQDPLRELKEDLEKAGLPVHLVGGADLAAELDAKRAIDQGTRLAVTL, from the coding sequence ATGAATAAATATCCTCACTTACTCGCTCCTCTTGACTTGGGTTTTACGACATTAAAGAACAGAGTGATTATGGGCTCAATGCATACCGGTTTGGAAGAAGCTCCCAATGGTTATGAACGAATGGCAGCTTTTTATGGAGAGCGCGCAAAGGGTGGAGTAGGACTAATTGTAACGGGTGGCATTGCGCCTAACGAAGCCGGACGTGTAGGAAAAGGTGCTGGAATCATGGATTCTTCAGAAGAAGCAGCCAAGCATAAAATTGTTACTAAGGCCGTTCATGATCATGGAGGTAAGATTTGTCTTCAGATTCTTCACACAGGTCGATATGCTTATCATGATAAAGCTGTAGGCGCTTCATTACAAAGAGCTCCGATCAATCTATACAAACCTCATAAATTGACTCATGAAGAAATTTTACAAACAATCGAAGATTTTGCGAATTGTGCAGCTTATTGCCAAGAAGCAGGTTACGATGGTGTAGAAATCATGGGATCGGAAGGTTATCTAATCAATCAATTCATCGCAACGAAAACAAACGATCGCGATGATGAATGGGGTGGAAGTTTTGAGAATCGAATTCGTTTAGCTCTGGAGACTATTAAGGCTGTACGTGCTAAAGTTGGTAAAAATTTTATTATCATTTATCGTTTATCGATGTTAGATCTAGTTGAGGATGGCGGCAATATTGATGAGGTTATTCACCTTGCAAAAGAAGTAGAGAAGGCTGGAGCTACGATAATCAACACTGGAATTGGATGGCATGAAGCAAGAATTCCTACAATAGGTATGATGGTGCCAAGGGCTGCATTTACTTGGGTTACAGCCAAAGTAAAAGGAAAAGTCTCGATACCGCTAGTAACTTCCAATCGTATCAATAACCCAGCGACTGCAGAAGAAGTCCTAGCACGAGGTGATGCTGACATGGTATCTATGGCACGTCCATTTCTCGCTGATCCATATTTTGTGAACAAAGCAGCTGAGGACAAAGCAGATGAGATCAATACATGCATCGCTTGCAATCAAGCATGTTTGGATCATATCTTTGTTGGGAAAATTGCAAGTTGTCTAGTGAATCCTCGAGCTTGCTTCGAGACAGAATTGATTATTAAGCAAACGACCAAGAAGAAAAAAATTGCAGTTGTAGGTGCAGGTCCAGGAGGATTAGCTACGGCAACAACAGCGGCTGAATGCGGACATAGTGTAACACTTTACGAGTCTATGGATCGTATTGGTGGACAATTGAATATTGCGAAACAAATTCCTGGAAAAGAAGAATTCAATGAGACTATTCGGTACTTTGGCAAAATGATCGAAAAATTTGGTGTTCAACTCATTTTAAATAAAAGAATAACTGCGAAAGAATTGATCGATGAAGGATATGATGAAGTCATTCTTGCGACAGGTGTAGTGCCTAGAAAACCAGAAATTCCAGGAATTGATTCACCACATGTTTTGAGTTATGTGGACTTGGTTTTGAATAAAAAGCCAGTAGGCAAAACAGTTGCTGTCATTGGCGCTGGTGGAATCGGTTTTGATGTTAGTATCTATCTTACGGACGCAGGTCATCCGTTTGACACTAAGCATTATCTTGAGGAATGGGGGATTGACACTTCCATATCAAAGGATGGTGGACTCTCCCAAAAAATTGATTATAAATCGCCGCGCACAGTAACAATGCTTAAGCGATCAAATAATAAATTTGGTTCAAATCTTGGAAAAACAACGGGTTGGATCCATAAAACTACTCTGATAGATCGGAAGGTAGAACAGATTTCGGGAGTAGTTTACAAAAAGATTGAAAACGGAAATATTATAATTGAAGTGAAAGGAAAAGAGAGATCAATTCCAGCTGAGTCGGTTGTAATTTGTGCTGGTCAAGATCCTCTTCGAGAACTCAAAGAAGATTTGGAAAAAGCGGGATTGCCAGTTCATCTTGTGGGAGGAGCAGACTTAGCCGCAGAGCTTGATGCAAAGCGAGCTATTGATCAAGGAACTCGATTGGCAGTAACTTTATAG
- a CDS encoding sensor histidine kinase → MIIEPVKKILLVEDDAIIAISEKRILERNGFNLSHALSGEACLDLLSKDSNFDLILMDIDLGTGLDGTDTAKKLLEKFDIPIIFLSNHTEPDIVKKTESITSYGYIVKNTGETVLIASIKMAFRLKKSNEHFRLTFENSKDAILLADDNGNYVNMNAAAIRMFEIKEKDISKVKITDLNIIESNKNVHEMYQDYIDKGSDTGTIKFRLSNGEIRIAEYNAFQIAPNLHQSILRDITFQRKAEKELQKTLQEKTTLMQELQHRIRNSFAMIIGFINLEKEKVGTKDTVQSLDDLEGRIRSLMKLYDLLLKSDNNSDISLKYYTEYLLESYDKSFTLNRATISIELDLDDIVVSSREATSWGLILNELITNSIKYAFPHNYIGLLKISLKKTNGKLKLEFSDNGIGPNPSFDIKNSETFGLGINIIKMLAEQLNASFIYERNDWTTFKIVVQ, encoded by the coding sequence ATGATCATTGAGCCTGTTAAGAAAATATTACTTGTTGAAGACGATGCTATCATAGCGATCTCAGAAAAAAGAATTCTAGAACGAAATGGCTTTAATTTGAGTCATGCTTTGTCTGGTGAAGCTTGTTTAGATCTTCTTAGTAAGGATTCAAATTTCGACCTAATTCTTATGGATATTGATCTGGGTACCGGATTAGATGGAACTGATACCGCTAAGAAATTATTGGAAAAATTCGATATACCGATAATATTTTTATCTAATCACACGGAACCTGACATTGTCAAAAAAACCGAATCCATAACTTCATATGGCTATATAGTTAAGAATACAGGAGAAACTGTATTAATCGCATCAATTAAAATGGCTTTTCGACTCAAGAAATCCAATGAGCACTTTAGACTGACATTTGAAAATTCTAAAGATGCAATTCTATTAGCTGATGATAATGGCAACTATGTTAACATGAATGCTGCTGCGATTAGAATGTTTGAAATAAAAGAGAAGGACATCAGCAAAGTTAAAATCACAGATCTAAATATTATTGAATCAAACAAGAATGTTCATGAAATGTATCAAGATTATATAGACAAAGGTTCCGATACGGGAACAATCAAATTCCGCTTATCCAATGGTGAGATACGAATCGCTGAGTACAATGCATTTCAAATTGCACCTAATCTCCATCAAAGTATTTTACGAGATATAACATTTCAGAGAAAAGCTGAGAAAGAACTACAAAAAACATTGCAAGAGAAAACAACATTGATGCAAGAACTGCAGCATCGTATTCGAAATAGTTTTGCAATGATTATTGGCTTCATAAATTTAGAAAAAGAAAAAGTTGGAACAAAAGATACAGTTCAATCTCTTGATGATTTAGAAGGAAGAATCAGATCATTGATGAAACTCTATGATCTACTTCTTAAATCGGATAACAATTCTGATATTTCTTTAAAGTATTATACTGAATATCTACTGGAATCCTATGATAAATCTTTCACGCTCAATCGTGCAACAATATCGATCGAATTGGATTTGGATGACATAGTCGTTTCATCCCGAGAAGCAACTTCTTGGGGATTGATACTCAATGAATTGATCACGAATTCGATAAAGTATGCTTTCCCACACAACTACATAGGATTACTTAAAATTTCTCTGAAAAAAACAAACGGTAAATTGAAATTAGAATTTTCTGATAATGGAATTGGTCCTAATCCAAGTTTTGATATCAAAAATAGTGAAACATTTGGATTAGGAATTAATATTATTAAAATGCTAGCAGAACAATTGAATGCTTCTTTTATCTACGAAAGAAATGACTGGACTACATTCAAGATCGTAGTCCAATAA
- a CDS encoding Na/Pi cotransporter family protein, which translates to MFWNNFDQWKFLAGLGIFLFGMFLIEEAIRKLSGKAFRHFLQKATDGRIKSISAGAATTAVLQSSFAVSLMALAFVGARVISMENAIGVVIGSNLGTTGTTWIVASVGFKVNIESFAMPMIGLGGLGTILLGKSERYSNLAKLVSGFGFLFMGLDYMKVSVTDFTDRIDLALIPNYGKLVYLMLGAMVTAIMMSSSASLAIAMTTFHAGIMDYTSTCAFFIGANIGNVLPLILTSIGGTPIRKRVVAGHFFFNVITGFIAFLLLPAIGYFINYLELSRESQVQGLALFHTVFNGLGIVIFAPLLNTFTRYLNLLFPDSQKSYAVYLTNTAPIYPEAGIESLHKEVQRLLFIVLYHNSLIVLGKEKVLEIFNFFPRDLNLDQNQKPNEIYHYIKSLQVEIFSYSSQLQEHELGHNDSEKIQQLSLSSQSLLYSAKYITYLIEDWENLQDSDNKFLDAEIVSLQDYFTQSLKPILQNWQVDEYLPSSLISLEENRIREARQMNFTNRISLGLVKKLFPKILFSTILNTQRAIYQSFDHLFTAIQNLYPITPKDE; encoded by the coding sequence ATGTTCTGGAACAATTTCGATCAATGGAAATTTCTTGCCGGATTAGGAATTTTCTTATTCGGCATGTTTCTAATAGAAGAGGCAATCCGCAAACTTTCAGGCAAGGCTTTTCGACATTTTCTGCAAAAAGCAACTGACGGTCGTATCAAATCAATCAGCGCAGGAGCTGCAACAACAGCCGTTCTACAGAGCAGTTTTGCCGTTTCCTTGATGGCACTCGCATTTGTTGGCGCAAGAGTAATCTCGATGGAGAATGCGATCGGTGTTGTAATCGGATCAAATCTTGGAACAACAGGTACAACTTGGATTGTTGCAAGTGTTGGATTCAAAGTCAATATTGAATCCTTTGCGATGCCAATGATTGGTTTAGGTGGACTCGGAACGATTCTACTAGGTAAATCCGAAAGATATTCTAATCTAGCAAAACTGGTATCGGGTTTTGGATTTCTTTTCATGGGACTTGACTACATGAAAGTATCCGTTACGGATTTCACGGATCGAATTGATTTGGCACTGATTCCAAATTATGGGAAATTAGTGTATCTTATGTTAGGTGCAATGGTTACGGCAATAATGATGTCTAGCTCAGCATCTCTAGCAATAGCAATGACAACTTTTCATGCAGGAATCATGGACTACACTTCCACCTGTGCTTTTTTCATCGGAGCAAACATCGGAAACGTCCTTCCTCTAATTCTCACATCAATTGGTGGAACTCCAATTCGAAAAAGAGTTGTAGCTGGTCATTTTTTCTTCAATGTCATAACAGGATTTATAGCATTTTTATTATTACCAGCAATAGGATACTTTATAAACTATTTAGAATTATCTAGAGAAAGTCAAGTTCAAGGACTCGCCCTATTCCATACTGTATTCAACGGATTAGGGATTGTAATTTTCGCTCCTTTATTGAATACTTTTACTAGATATCTAAATCTTCTTTTTCCAGATTCACAAAAGTCATATGCCGTGTATCTTACAAATACAGCCCCAATCTATCCTGAAGCAGGAATTGAATCATTGCATAAGGAAGTTCAAAGATTGCTTTTTATTGTGCTCTACCACAATTCGCTAATTGTTCTAGGCAAGGAAAAAGTTCTGGAAATTTTTAATTTTTTTCCTCGGGATTTAAATCTGGATCAGAATCAAAAACCAAATGAAATTTATCATTATATCAAGTCCTTGCAGGTCGAGATATTTAGTTATTCTTCACAATTACAGGAACATGAACTAGGTCATAACGATTCAGAGAAAATCCAACAACTGAGTTTATCATCTCAAAGTCTCTTGTATTCAGCCAAATATATAACATACTTGATTGAAGATTGGGAAAATTTACAAGATTCAGATAATAAATTTTTGGATGCTGAGATTGTATCCTTGCAAGACTACTTCACACAATCACTAAAACCAATATTACAAAATTGGCAAGTAGATGAATATCTTCCATCGTCCTTAATTTCTTTGGAAGAAAATAGAATTCGCGAAGCAAGACAAATGAATTTTACCAATCGGATCAGCTTAGGACTTGTAAAGAAATTATTTCCAAAGATATTATTCTCGACAATTCTTAATACTCAACGGGCAATTTATCAATCTTTTGATCATCTTTTTACCGCAATTCAGAATCTATATCCAATTACACCAAAAGATGAATAA
- a CDS encoding S1C family serine protease: MIVPILDMRFSLDSKFISIFVILLNIFIFNCKNSSSGFSKNNKFKDHSISIYREADERPIASGVLLNKNGYALTVFHAVTGYENKISVSYANFQKLKAKVVAKEFLFDLALIKIPELENEEGLELSDIIDRDKLSVGDDVYQFSSAYGLKNSLFKGYISHLNRIETDITYPQIPFIQTNGLSFPGSSGSGVFTMSGECIGIQRANFGYVVGGSVGLVIPGSFLKLFITNNVQ, from the coding sequence TTGATTGTACCAATCTTGGATATGAGATTTTCTTTAGATTCAAAATTCATTTCAATATTCGTTATTCTACTAAATATTTTTATATTTAATTGCAAGAATTCATCCAGTGGATTCAGTAAAAACAATAAATTCAAGGATCATTCCATTTCCATTTATCGTGAAGCAGATGAAAGGCCAATCGCTTCAGGAGTTTTATTGAATAAAAATGGTTATGCGCTTACTGTGTTTCATGCTGTTACCGGATATGAAAATAAAATTTCAGTTAGTTATGCCAATTTTCAAAAACTAAAAGCAAAAGTAGTCGCAAAAGAATTCCTTTTTGACCTTGCATTAATCAAGATTCCAGAATTAGAGAATGAAGAAGGACTAGAGTTGTCAGATATTATTGATCGTGATAAATTATCCGTAGGAGATGATGTATATCAATTTTCATCTGCTTACGGTCTCAAAAATTCATTGTTTAAGGGATACATTTCCCATTTAAACAGAATTGAAACAGATATCACATATCCCCAGATTCCGTTTATTCAAACTAACGGACTATCCTTCCCAGGAAGTTCGGGATCTGGAGTGTTCACAATGTCCGGAGAATGCATTGGAATTCAAAGAGCTAATTTCGGATATGTGGTAGGCGGAAGCGTTGGGTTAGTAATTCCAGGAAGTTTCCTCAAATTATTTATTACGAACAATGTTCAGTAA
- a CDS encoding NAD-dependent epimerase/dehydratase family protein — protein MKIAVTGASGFIGLNLIKELSNTDHEIFALSRSPIPNLPPNVNWRHCELFSAQSTLDSLIGIDIVYYLVHSMMPSSRLFQGNFHDSDLLIADNLSRSCQSNRVNHIIYLGGIIPEGFISQHLQSRREVEGVLQSSGIPVTVLRSGMIVGSGGSSFEILKTLVKNLPAMILPQWTTSKTQAIYINDIVAVLIESIRNSAFKNKVIDLVNGEKLNYRDLMVIMAKALKVKRLMIPVPLNSTGFSKLWVTWFGNSNYSLVSPLIDSLLCDLPQPEMDPLIKNLIQYTSFERMINEVLKHEEKSFRKMNQDVSRPKRKIKHRKSVRSIQRLPSLTHQNSDWIAREYMRWLPHIFRSLIRVDVEETSSKVAFRFSFWKKPLLELQYIAGNFDEDRQKFHIIGGFLSKTGDTGWLEFRQVQNKMYTLTAIHEFVPSLPWYIYILTQAPIHRLVMLSFGRHLKQFQKN, from the coding sequence ATGAAGATAGCGGTAACAGGGGCCAGTGGATTTATTGGTCTCAATCTAATCAAAGAATTATCAAATACGGATCACGAAATTTTTGCTCTTTCACGTTCTCCGATTCCAAATTTACCTCCAAATGTTAATTGGAGGCATTGCGAACTTTTTAGCGCTCAGAGTACATTAGATTCTTTGATTGGAATAGATATTGTTTACTATCTTGTTCATTCTATGATGCCCTCCTCAAGATTATTTCAAGGGAATTTTCATGACTCTGACCTTCTTATTGCAGACAATCTGTCCAGATCTTGTCAATCAAATCGAGTGAATCATATCATTTATCTTGGAGGAATTATTCCAGAAGGATTTATCAGTCAGCATTTGCAAAGCCGTAGAGAAGTAGAAGGCGTATTGCAATCGAGTGGAATTCCTGTTACCGTTCTTCGATCGGGTATGATCGTTGGTTCGGGGGGATCTTCATTTGAAATACTGAAAACCTTAGTTAAGAATTTACCCGCTATGATTCTACCGCAATGGACAACATCTAAGACGCAAGCGATATATATAAATGATATAGTTGCAGTTTTGATTGAATCAATTCGCAATTCAGCTTTTAAAAACAAAGTTATTGATTTAGTTAATGGTGAAAAATTAAACTATAGAGACCTTATGGTCATAATGGCTAAGGCTTTAAAAGTCAAAAGGCTGATGATACCTGTTCCTTTAAATTCTACAGGCTTCAGTAAACTTTGGGTAACTTGGTTTGGAAATTCCAATTATTCATTGGTGTCACCTCTCATCGATAGCTTGTTATGTGATCTACCTCAGCCGGAAATGGATCCGCTTATAAAAAATCTAATTCAATACACAAGTTTTGAAAGAATGATTAATGAAGTACTAAAGCATGAAGAAAAATCCTTTAGAAAAATGAATCAAGATGTCAGTCGTCCAAAAAGAAAAATAAAACATCGAAAAAGTGTTCGTTCTATTCAGAGACTCCCTTCTTTAACCCATCAAAACAGCGACTGGATAGCTCGTGAGTATATGCGGTGGCTTCCGCATATATTTCGATCATTGATCAGGGTTGATGTGGAAGAAACTTCATCCAAGGTTGCCTTTAGATTCTCTTTTTGGAAAAAGCCATTATTAGAACTTCAATATATAGCTGGAAATTTTGACGAAGATCGGCAAAAATTCCATATTATTGGAGGATTTTTATCGAAAACTGGTGATACAGGCTGGCTAGAGTTTCGTCAAGTGCAGAACAAGATGTACACTTTGACTGCGATCCATGAAT